A single window of Gossypium hirsutum isolate 1008001.06 chromosome A10, Gossypium_hirsutum_v2.1, whole genome shotgun sequence DNA harbors:
- the LOC121208107 gene encoding uncharacterized protein, with product MDIVKFDDTSNAENLLPNHGDKGINGIIECSGKEIKMNIAEVNTLLKEKCSEFRALVQGLMDNKELEFFEYVGSPEETDMCASEEGSTKDVYKVNHPMVIISRPRINEVGAQVAPKVIFQKPITFPYKDSKRVPWNYSCNVTIPGEEIPINASEKGQDEGFYTSSRRRYDTPNTKFEHVKRKSLAIEQKKEKPAGLEPTVNESVTEKEVKEFLKFLKHSEYSVMEQLHKQPARISILALLLSSETHPSALMKVLNETYVANDISVNKLNLLVNNISVDNFIFFNDDEVSPGGRGSTKSLHITTRCKWYTLPGVLIDNGSALNVLPLSTLNRLTVDSSHMKVSQNIVRAFDGTERKVMGRIEIPLLIGPSTYEVDFLVMDIKPSYNCLLGRPWIHLVGAVPSSLHQNLKLVTEGRLVTINAEEDIIAAVTSDAPYLEANDETIECSFQSLEFVNATFITEGNRIPIPRLSNTTRVRLRLIIGKEALPGRGLGRYLHGRINAPMMKDEQDRFGLGFKPDTKQKKNELEKKQERRRARLSGGEIEWEPMIFPHISKTFVSGGVIHPERRTSGKKIVEKMLENLDINAT from the exons atggACATCGTGAAATTTGATGATACATCTAATGCCGAGAATCTATTACCTAACCATGGGGATAAAGGGATAAATGGGATAATCGAGTGTTCAGGGAAAGAAATTAAGATGAATATTGCAGAAGTGAATACCCTGCTGAAAGAA AAATGCAGCGAATTCAGAGCTTTAGTACaaggattgatggataataaggagctagAATTCTTTGAATATGTCGGGAGTCCAGAAGAAACAGATATGTGTGCCTCAGAAGAGGGGTCGACGAAGGATGTTTACAAAGTCAACCACCCAATGGTTATTATATCACGTCCGAGAATTAATGAAGTCGGGGCACAAGTTGCGCCAAAGGTCATATTCCAGAAGCCCATTACTTTTCCTTATAAAGATAGCAAAAGGGTACCGTGGAACTATAGCTGCAATGTGACGATCCCAGGAGAGGAGATCCCGATTAATGCATCAGAGAAAGGTCAAGATGAGGGTTTTTATACGAGCAGTAGAAGGCGTTATGATACCCCAAATACAAAATTCGAGCATGTTAAAAGAAAATCATTGGCAATTGaacaaaagaaagagaagccgGCGGGACTTGAACCGACTGTTAATGAATCAGTGACAGAAAAAGAAGtcaaggaattcttaaaatttctaaagcacagcgaatatagtgtcaTGGAACAattgcacaaacagccagctcgTATATCGATACTGGCCTTACTCTTAAGTTCAGAAACCCATCCCAgtgcattgatgaaggtgctaaatgaaacttatgttgctaacgaTATTTCTGTAAACAAACTGAACCTCTTAGTCAACAACATAAGTGTCGAcaacttcatattcttcaatgatgatgaagtATCGCCAGGAGGCAGAGGATCAACTAAGTCTTTGCACATCACGACTCGCTGTAAATGGTATACATTACCgggggtattgattgacaatggatcagccTTAAATGTTCTACCGTTATCTACGCTGAACAGACTGACTGtagatagttctcacatgaagGTCTCCCAAAACATAGTgagggcattcgatggaacaGAAAGAAAGGTAATGGGCAGAATCGAAATACCCCTTCTAATCGGGCCAAGCACGTACGAGGTAGATTTCCTAGTCATGGACATTAAGCCTTCGTATAATTGCCTACtggggaggccatggatacacttAGTAGGGGCAGTCCCTTCATCGCTACACCAAAATTTGAAATTGGTAACCGAAGGTCGGTTGGTAACGATCAATGCTGAAGAGGACATCATCGCAGCAGTAACCAGTGATGCCCCATATCTAGAGGCAAATGATGAAACAATCGAATGCTCTTTTCAGTCTTTAGAGTTTGTGAATGCGACATTCATTACCGAAGGAAATAGGATTCCAATACCCAGGTTATCTAATACTACAAGAGTGAGATTACGGCTAATTATTGGGAAAGAGGCTCTACCCGGAAGAGGACTCGGGAGATACCTCCACGGAAGGATTAATGCACCAATGATGAAGGACGAACAAGACCGTTTTGGGTTAGGATTTAAGCCAGACACGAAACAAAAAAAGAATGAACTGGAAAAGAAGCAAGAGAGAAGGAGAGCGCGATTAAGCGGGGGTGAAATCGaatgggaaccaatgatcttTCCCCATATATCGAAGACTTTTGTGTCTGGAGGAGTCATTCACCCTGAGCGGAGGACGTCGGGAAAGAAAATCGTGGaaaaaatgttggaaaatttggacATCAACGCCACATAA